In the Brassica napus cultivar Da-Ae chromosome A7, Da-Ae, whole genome shotgun sequence genome, one interval contains:
- the LOC106454465 gene encoding myb-related protein 305-like — MSLWGVMGAGWGMVEEGWRKGPWTAEEDRLLIDYVRLHGEGRWNSVAKLAGLKRNGKSCRLRWVNYLRPDLKRGQITPHEETIILELHAKWGNRWSTIARSLPGRTDNEIKNYWRTHFKKKTKSPVNNVEKTKNRILKRQQFQQLRQMEMQQEQQLLQFNQIDMKKIMSLLDDDENNNSGDNNFSSSSSGSSGEGGAFYVPHEITHSTTGSGYDPNGNGVFPVPIPEANVNEDFTVWDGLWNLDLEGQESFGGGACFPRKHCFQNVFIPFC; from the exons atGAGTTTGTGGGGAGTGATGGGAGCAGGATGGGGAATGGTAGAAGAAGGTTGGAGAAAAGGGCCTTGGACTGCGGAAGAAGACCGTCTTTTGATCGATTATGTGCGTCTTCACGGTGAAGGCCGATGGAACTCTGTGGCGAAGCTCGCAGGATTGAAGAGAAATGGCAAAAGCTGTAGGTTAAGATGGGTTAATTACTTAAGACCAGACCTCAAGAGAGGACAAATCACTCCTCATGAAGAAACCATTATCCTTGAGTTGCATGCTAAGTGGGGCAACAG GTGGTCAACAATTGCTCGTAGTTTACCTGGAAGAACAGATAACGAGATCAAAAACTACTGGAGAACCCAtttcaagaagaagacaaaatctCCAGTTAACAATGTTGAGAAGACGAAAAACAGAATCTTGAAGAGGCAACAATTTCAGCAGCTAAGACAGATGGAGATGCAGCAAGAACAACAGTTGCTTCAGTTCAACCAAATCGACATGAAAAAGATCATGTCTTTACTAGATGATGACGAAAATAACAACAGTGGTGATAATAACTTCAGTAGCAGTAGTAGCGGCAGTAGTGGCGAAGGCGGTGCCTTCTATGTTCCTCATGAGATCACACACTCAACAACTGGTTCTGGTTATGACCCAAATGGCAATGGGGTTTTCCCGGTGCCAATACCTGAGGCTAATGTCAACGAAGATTTCACCGTTTGGGATGGTTTATGGAATCTTGATTTGGAGGGACAAGAAAGCTTTGGTGGTGGTGCTTGTTTCCCAAGGAAGCACTGTTTCCAAAACGTGTTTATTCCCTTCTGTTAG